From Bacteroides uniformis:
GTAAACAAGTAATATTTTTAGTAGGCGCGGATTACGCGGATTTCACGGAGTTTTTATTTTCCGTACAGTTCCGTGTAATCTGCGCCTAAGTATTCCATTAAAACATCTAATTACCATGGCAATCATTAAACCTTTCAAAGGAGTCCGTCCTCCCCAAGACTTAGTAGAACAAGTAGCTTCCCGCCCGTATGATGTACTCAATTCAGAGGAAGCCCGCATAGAAGCGGAAGGTAATGAAAAATCCCTATATCATATTATCAAGCCGGAAATAGATTTTCCCGTCGGTACGGATGAGCATGACGAACGTGTTTATCAGAAAGCTGCAGAGAACTTCCGTATGTTCCAGGAGAAAGGCTGGCTGGTGCAGGACGATAAAGAAAACTATTACGTCTATGCCCAGACCATGAACGGCAAGACACAGTACGGTCTTGTTGTCGGTGCCTATGTTCCCGATTATATGAACGGCGTTATCAAGAAGCACGAGTTGACTCGTCGTGATAAAGAGGAGGACCGTATGAAGCATGTCCGCGTGAACAATGCCAACATTGAGCCCGTATTCTTTGCCTATCCCGATAACGCTGCACTGGATGCCGTCATTTCCCGTTATACAGCGGGGAAACCGGTATACGACTTTATCGCTCCGGGTGACGGTTTCGGCCATACCTTCTGGATTATAGACAAGCAGGAGGACATTGATGCCATTACCCAAGAGTTTGCCCAAATGCCCGCTCTCTACATTGCCGATGGGCATCATCGCAGTGCCGCTGCCGCTTTGGTGGGTGCGGAGAAAGCCAAGCAAAATCCCAATCACCGTGGTGACGAAGAGTACAACTACTTCATGGCTGTGTGCTTCCCTGCCAACCAGTTGACTATTATTGACTATAACCGGGTGGTGAAGGACTTGAACGGCATGACTCCCGAAGAGTTTCTGGCTGCTGTGGGCAAGAATTTCATCGTGGAGGAGAAAGGTGAGGACATCTATAAGCCGTCCGAACTGCATAACTTCTCCCTCTATTTGAACGGAAAGTGGTACAGCCTTACTGCCAAACCGGGTACTTATAATGATAACGACCCCATTGGAGTACTGGATGTAACCATCTCCTCCAATCTGATACTGGATGAAGTGCTCGGCATCAAAGACCTCCGTTCCGACAAGCGTATTGACTTTGTAGGCGGCATCCGTGGTCTGGGAGAGTTGAAGAAGCGGGTGGACAGTGGTGAGATGAAAGTGGCATTGGCCCTCTATCCCGTTTCCATGAAGCAGCTGATGGACATCGCCGATACGGGCAACATCATGCCTCCCAAGACAACTTGGTTTGAGCCGAAGTTGCGTTCGGGGTTGGTGATTCATAAACTGGACTAAATGAATTGATATAAACTGAAACGGGGATGTCTTCCACTAAAAGACATCCCCGTTTTTTTCGGATTAAAACAGAATAATAAGGTTATTATGTAGAAAATGCCGACCTTTGCCGAAAAATTGAGAGTATACAATGAAGGTATTGATTCTTAACGGTAGTCCTCGTCGTCATGGCAACATGTCGAAAATGTTGGAGCTGATGAAGCAGGAACTTGAAGGCTG
This genomic window contains:
- a CDS encoding DUF1015 domain-containing protein; amino-acid sequence: MAIIKPFKGVRPPQDLVEQVASRPYDVLNSEEARIEAEGNEKSLYHIIKPEIDFPVGTDEHDERVYQKAAENFRMFQEKGWLVQDDKENYYVYAQTMNGKTQYGLVVGAYVPDYMNGVIKKHELTRRDKEEDRMKHVRVNNANIEPVFFAYPDNAALDAVISRYTAGKPVYDFIAPGDGFGHTFWIIDKQEDIDAITQEFAQMPALYIADGHHRSAAAALVGAEKAKQNPNHRGDEEYNYFMAVCFPANQLTIIDYNRVVKDLNGMTPEEFLAAVGKNFIVEEKGEDIYKPSELHNFSLYLNGKWYSLTAKPGTYNDNDPIGVLDVTISSNLILDEVLGIKDLRSDKRIDFVGGIRGLGELKKRVDSGEMKVALALYPVSMKQLMDIADTGNIMPPKTTWFEPKLRSGLVIHKLD